In the Topomyia yanbarensis strain Yona2022 chromosome 3, ASM3024719v1, whole genome shotgun sequence genome, one interval contains:
- the LOC131689955 gene encoding uncharacterized protein C16orf52 homolog A: MDKLTTISAALFMAADVCAIVSLAMPDWIVTSVGGETRLGLMWTCMTLYNRPQVCFTPELQPEWLIALICIFVGCICITTTIILLASSNWDRNVIPYARWVGFTAMVLFCLAAVIFPLGFHVDEIGGQPYHLPHSHQVGISYIMFVLALWITVISELFAEKVCLPQF; encoded by the exons ATGGATAAATTAACTACCATAAGTGCGGCATTGTTTATGGCAGCCGACGTGTGTGCTATTGTTAGTCTTGCTATGCCAGATTGGATTGTGACCAGTGTCGGTG GAGAAACTCGTCTTGGTTTAATGTGGACCTGTATGACTTTATACAACCGACCTCAGGTTTGCTTCACGCCGGAGCTACAACCGGAATGGCTAATTGCCCTAATATGTATCTTTGTGGGATGCATTTGCATCACGACAACTATTATTCTTCTTGCGTCCAGCAACTGGGACCGGAATGTGATCCCATACGCCCGATGGGTTGGTTTTACAGCCA TGGTTCTCTTTTGCTTAGCTGCGGTCATATTCCCACTGGGATTTCACGTAGATGAGATTGGAGGCCAACCGTACCACTTGCCACACTCGCACCAGGTCGGAATTTCTTACATCATGTTTGTACTAGCTCTCTGGATAACGGTAATCTCGGAATTGTTTGCAGAAAAGGTGTGTCTGCCACAGTTTTAA
- the LOC131691183 gene encoding uncharacterized protein LOC131691183 gives MLETTQSEKLSTMSDQDDPLAQPQTTPRSSLGSGVLSYSNSSISPSTSSSSSQGSAKSAVSECLGAWLNYLQIMNNFCAAGYRLAQTIAALEPWATLDQSAQTGGSGIQQQQQQAQQQQPFVTPQIPSHMAFQFITAWDDLARASVVATSTVKSHIVSVLQDFKTQPLSSVDQDGELQHIREHNQLILQDNAQTMINLQHQFCVASCDSFAQLMCCYQCQTQVGFPHDPECPMIQHPMSTAAAIARSDQRSQTPSPHFGMKIQEARLYDRGSISTQGSSDHGTTAYEQTRGPSPHDIRGPSPIQGYLDNIRGPLPNPGHLSGMKAPFYRGSRSPLNFPLFTLNGQRRWSEAAAGEVNSESALDAESQMRRWSMPWEAKADKSTVHWNQTRIMPISKLAVPQQQSSGQKSSTGDRSQSTTPDSTWHSSVTSQDGLVEAIQLLSCRPIYRLPSMPPPNIGPPFLEEPSCANFQHPQQVPQQQFTANSGLYGIWTQQNPPSAMLRQQSIQERGVAPFMQYIREQEGSLDENPPP, from the exons ATGCTAGAGACCACGCAAAGCGAAAAACTATCAACCATGAGTGACCAAGATGATCCACTGGCTCAGCCACAGACAACTCCTCGCAGTTCGCTTGGTTCCGGTGTGCTGTCGTACAGTAATTCATCCATATCGCCTTCAACTAGTTCTAGCAGTTCGCAAGGCTCGGCGAAATCGGCTGTCAGTGAATGTCTAGGAGCATGGTTAAACTATTTGcaaattatgaacaattttTGTGCTGCCGGTTACCGTCTGGCACAGACGATCGCTGCTCTTGAACCATGGGCCACTCTAGACCAATCAGCACAAACCGGTGGCAGCGGtatccaacaacaacaacagcaagctCAGCAACAACAGCCTTTTGTGACGCCACAAATTCCTTCACACATGGCTTTTCAGTTTATTACAGCCTGGGATGATTTAGCTCGGGCTTCGGTAGTAGCAACAAGTACAGTCAAATCACACATTGTTAGCGTACTGCAAGATTTCAAAACTCAGCCTCTCAGTTCAGTGGACCAGGATGGCGAGTTGCAACATATCCGAGAACATAATCAGCTTATACTACAAGATAATGCACAAACAATGATAAATCTCCAGCATCAATTTTGTGTAGCTTCTTGCGATTCGTTTGCACAACTCATGTGTTGCTATCAATGTCAAACTCAGGTTGGTTTTCCACATGATCCGGAATGCCCAATGATTCAGCATCCAATGTCGACCGCTGCTGCGATAGCTCGAAGTGATCAACGATCTCAAACGCCGTCTCCACACTTCGGGATGAAAATACAGGAAGCTAGACTCTATGATAGAGGTTCTATATCAACTCAGGGATCATCAGATCACGGAACAACAGCTTATGAACAAACACGTGGACCATCACCGCATGACATTCGTGGGCCGAGTCCGATTCAGGGATATCTGGACAACATTCGTGGCCCACTTCCCAATCCTGGACACCTCTCTGGAATGAAAGCTCCATTTTATCGCGGCTCGCGAAGTCCTCTAAACTTTCCACTGTTCACGCTAAATGGCCAGCGGCGCTGGTCCGAAGCAGCTGCTGGTGAAGTAAACTCCGAATCGGCACTGGATGCCGAAAGTCAAATGCGCCGCTGGTCGATGCCATGGGAAGCCAAAGCGGACAAGTCAACAGTTCACTGGAATCAAACTCGAATCATGCCTATATCAAAGCTGGCCGTTCCACAACAACAATCCAGCGGCCAGAAATCATCAACTGGGGATCGTAGTCAAAGCACAACGCCGGATTCAACCTGGCATTCTTCGGTTACTAGCCAGGATGGTTTGGTAGAGGCCATACAATTGCTCTCTTGTCGACCCATCTATCGGTTGCCCTCGATGCCACCACCTAACATTGGACCACCATTTCTGGAAGAACCGAGTTGTGCG AATTTCCAACACCCGCAACAGGTGCCGCAACAGCAATTTACCGCCAACTCCGGTCTATACGGAATTTGGACCCAGCAAAATCCACCGAGCGCGATGCTTCGGCAGCAGTCGATCCAGGAACGTGGTGTAGCACCATTCATGCAGTACATCCGCGAGCAAGAGGGATCCCTCGACGAGAACCCACCACCCTAA
- the LOC131689950 gene encoding H/ACA ribonucleoprotein complex subunit 2-like protein has product MGKIKTEKPDTEMDISIVKEEDTYDDKLRNANAISQPMASKKLTKKIHKLIEKASKHKTYLRNGLKDVQVRLRKGESGLVIFAGDVTPVEIMCHLPAVCEERNIPYCYTPSRKDLGAAMGVKRGTVAMLVREHPEYQELYDKLKVELTALPIPV; this is encoded by the exons ATGGGtaaaattaaaactgaaaaaccgGACACTGAAATGGACATCTCCATTGTGAAGGAGGAAGATACTTATGATGATAAACTGCGAAATGCAAATGCCATTTCTCAGCCGATGGCTTCCAAGAAgctcacaaaaaaaattcataaactGATTGAAAAGG CATCCAAACACAAAACTTATCTTCGTAATGGATTGAAAGACGTTCAAGTGCGCCTTCGAAAAGGTGAAAGCGG TTTAGTTATTTTTGCCGGAGATGTAACGCCAGTGGAAATTATGTGTCACCTGCCGGCTGTATGCGAAGAACGTAACATTCCGTATTGCTATACACCGAGTAGGAAAGACTTGGGAGCGGCAATGGGCGTGAAACGGGGAACCGTAGCTATGTTGGTCCGAGAACATCCCGAATATCAAGAATTATACGATAAGCTGAAGGTTGAACTCACGGCACTACCGATTCCGGTGTAA
- the LOC131689146 gene encoding membrane-bound transcription factor site-1 protease isoform X1, with protein sequence MRVPLVEKLCTKCILILFVLLFSDCTNLTDSFSGIGESVDNIRNQNDNVSNLGNVTLAKAGRNNISEDSWTGNSCCDSIKSNDGSSSNSSANSYNSTKRYPRRLVVEFSTNIVQNEYIVQFNGYYRRAAREKYIQTALNGSKVKNWRILPRSNAVSDYPSDFDVLTLEEDPKLSVDAINLLKSHPSIKTISPQRMVHRNLKYVPMDASAPNTEEDESELSDTLNDINDLPMEEVDDEVAEFIETFKNFKRKLSTDVNELNDSRSEIQQSVPPMGAVNRHTNRRLLRAIPRQITSLLKADVLWGIGVTGKGVKVAVFDTGLSKNHPHFKSVKERTNWTNEKTLDDGVSHGTFVAGIIASSKECLGFAPDAELHVYRVFTNNQVSYTSWFLDAFNYAILKKINVLNLSIGGPDFLDQPFVDKVLELSANKVIMVSAIGNDGPLYGTLNNPGDQMDVIGVGGMDYSDNIAKFSSRGMTTWELPNGYGRLKPDIVTYGSQVKGSNLNGGCKSLSGTSVASPVVAGAVTLLASGVFDKLEQINPASMKQALIEGAQRLQENNMFEQGHGKLNILKSMKILSTYKPKVSLSPSYLDFTEDYMWPYTTQSLFHTSAPVIANVTILNGMGVIGRLINKPTWHPYTNQNGQMLNISISFSEQLWPWSGWMAIHIGVNELGRSFEGLAQGHITLTIQSPAGPGENEPRNGTVSFPIKVKIIPQPPRHKRILWDQYHSLRYPPGYLPRDNLKIKSDPLDWRADHIHTNFKDMYTHLRNAGYYVEVLGGPFTCFNSSNYGTLLIVDPEEEYFHEEIIKLKNDILERDLSVIVFADWYNTTVMRKIKFYDENTRQWWMPDTGGANLPALNELLRDFDIILGDKVTEGYFDMRDHRMYYASGCNILKFPTGNKTILIERDLFDQGLDILLPDEKRQKTRAKTAILGLLQTDHTYSKVQPATPNPDPSNSFNLELIADRSEEGKIDRDSVINKRILLSAKSFQDDDDVPNEGGEERQDFESNVIGNPDFDALKNMEDEDPDDIQQIQHPEEISQLLLEKKQNFTGEKILMVELPQTLLKMQVDQPKTVKFNDSGSGSWKDRKMGGRIAVYGDSNCLDSTHLDKPCFWLLDSLLEYTMTSHVTNLLRDLNSSRRTDILSDAKSPIRLANNNLHHYSKVLGPGNEKRPLPLCQQLKWDQPISLNMSSLNGYGPNDRFLQQQQDLLLQQQAAKQAGLFGNEIDNSVNLFRKLESQKATVISANDEPDVPGWRNKKTDKIPPNAPNSFVNPSVARPTPGMIPMKVPVIDPRLAGASTVDQQQFHKQQQHQPPQLQPKHLDRDQTDPHDAEDFALSRDRLSNSSFQLTFNWFLTALSVVLLMLLLNWIRRSKRLTIKRRFNYVLKKIGF encoded by the exons ATGAGAGTTCCACTTGTAGAAAAGTTGTGCACCAAATGTATCCTTATCTTGTTTGTCCTGCTCTTCAGTGATTGTACAAATTTAACCGATAGCTTTAGTGGTATCGGTGAAAGCGTTGATAATATCAGAAATCAAAATGATAACGTAAGCAATTTAGGTAATGTGACGTTGGCGAAGGCTGGTCGCAACAACATCAGTGAAGACTCCTGGACGGGGAACAGTTGCTGTGATAGTATCAAAAGTAATGACGGTAGTAGTAGCAATAGTAGTGCCAATAGTTATAATTCGACGAAGCGGTATCCTCGGAGATTAGTAGTGGAGTTTTCCACTAATATCGTCCAAAATGAGTACATCGTCCAGTTCAATGGATACTATAGACGGGCGGCCAGGGAGAAGTATATTCAAACCGCACTCAATGGATCAAAG GTAAAAAATTGGCGTATTCTTCCACGCTCGAATGCGGTAAGCGATTATCCTAGCGATTTCGACGTCCTGACCCTGGAAGAGGATCCAAAACTGTCGGTGGATGCAATTAATCTCTTGAAGTCGCATCCTTCAATCAAGACGATATCACCTCAACGTATGGTTCatcgaaatttgaaatatgttcCAATGGATGCTTCTGCGCCAAATACAGAGGAAGACGAGTCTGAACTAAGCGATACCCTTAATGATATCAACGATCTTCCAATGGAGGAGGTAGATGATGAAGTAGCCGAGTTCATCGAAActtttaaaaactttaaaaggAAACTATCGACAGATGTGAATGAACTAAACGATAGTCGATCGGAAATCCAGCAGAGTGTTCCGCCGATGGGTGCAGTAAATCGGCACACGAATCGACGGCTTCTGAGAGCGATTCCAAGGCAGATCACTTCACTGCTGAAGGCTGATGTACTGTGGGGAATAGGAGTTACGGGGAAAGGAGTGAAAGTAGCCGTTTTTGACACTGGTTTGTCAAAGAACCATCCTCATTTTAAGTCAGTAAAAGAACGAACCAATTGGACCAACGAAAAAACGCTTGATGATGGAGTTAGTCATGGGACATTTGTGGCAGGTATAATAGCGTCTTCGAAAGAATGTTTGGGATTTGCGCCTGACGCGGAACTGCATGTCTATCGTGTGTTCACGAACAATCAAGTTTCTTACACTTCATGGTTTTTGGATGCCTTTAACTATGCGATTCTGAAAAAGATCAACGTTTTGAACTTGAGTATCGGAGGACCGGACTTTTTGGATCAGCCATTTGTTGATAAGGTTCTCGAGTTATCCGCCAATAAAGTGATTATGGTTTCCGCTATCGGTAACGATGGTCCACTTTACGGAACACTGAACAATCCAGGCGATCAGATGGATGTCATTGGTGTGGGAGGAATGGACTACAGTGATAACATTGCTAAGTTCAGCTCGAGAGGAATGACGACTTGGGAGCTTCCTAACGGCTATGGACGCCTGAAGCCAGATATCGTTACGTATGGTAGTCAGGTGAAAGGAAGCAATCTAAACGGAGGTTGCAAATCACTGTCTGGGACTTCGGTGGCTTCGCCAGTTGTAGCTGGAGCTGTTACTTTGTTAGCAAGTGGAGTTTTCGACAAATTGGAGCAAATTAATCCTGCATCGATGAAACAGGCTTTGATCGAAGGGGCTCAACGGCTTCAGGAGAACAATATGTTTGAGCAGGGCCACGGAAAACTAAACATTTTAAAGAGTATGAAAATTCTCTCCACGTATAAACCAAAAGTATCGCTTTCTCCTTCGTATTTGGACTTTACTGAGGATTACATGTGGCCCTATACGACACAGAGTCTGTTTCATACAAGTGCTCCGGTAATAGCGAACGTCACCATCCTGAACGGAATGGGAGTAATCGGTAGATTGATTAACAAACCCACTTGGCATCCTTACACCAATCAAAATGGACAAATGTTGAACATATCTATTTCCTTCTCGGAACAGCTGTGGCCATGGTCTGGTTGGATGGCGATTCATATAGGAGTCAACGAGCTGGGTCGAAGCTTCGAAGGGTTAGCTCAAGGTCACATCACGCTAACCATACAAAGCCCGGCAGGTCCGGGAGAAAACGAACCACGCAATGGAACGGTAAGTTTTCCAATAAAAGTCAAAATTATTCCGCAACCCCCAAGGCACAAGCGGATCCTATGGGATCAGTATCATAGTTTGCGCTACCCGCCAGGTTATCTTCCTAGGGATAACCTAAAGATCAAATCAGACCCGTTAGACTGGCGAGCGGATCACATTCATACTAACTTTAAAGACATGTACACTCATCTAAGAAACGCTGGGTATTACGTGGAAGTCCTCGGAGGCCCGTTCACATGTTTCAACTCAAGCAACTACGGCACACTGCTTATCGTTGATCCGGAGGAGGAATACTTTCACGAAGAGATTATTAAGCTTAAGAACGATATTCTTGAGCGGGATCTAAGTGTCATTGTATTTGCTGATTGGTACAACACAACCGTTATGAGGAAAATTAAATTCTACGATGAAAACACTCGCCAGTGGTGGATGCCGGACACTGGAGGGGCAAATCTTCCCGCCCTGAATGAACTGCTTCGAGATTTCGATATCATCTTGGGTGATAAAGTTACCGAAGGATATTTTGATATGCGAGATCATCGGATGTACTATGCTTCCGGATgtaacattttaaaatttccaaCCGGTAACAAAACAATTCTTATAGAACGAGACTTGTTTGATCAGGGCTTAGACATCCTGTTGCCGGATGAAAAGCGGCAGAAAACTCGAGCAAAAACCGCAATACTAGGATTATTACAAACTGATCACACATACTCAAAAGTGCAACCTGCTACGCCAAATCCAGATCCAAGCAACAGTTTCAACTTGGAACTTATTGCCGATCGTAGTGAAGAAGGTAAGATCGATCGGGATTCCGTGATCAATAAACGAATTCTTCTCAGTGCAAAATCGTTCCAAGACGACGATGACGTTCCGAACGAAGGCGGTGAGGAGCGGCAGGATTTCGAAAGCAACGTAATTGGCAATCCTGATTTCGATGCTTTAAAAAATATGGAAGATGAAGATCCAGACGATATTCAGCAAATACAGCATCCGGAAGAGATTAGTCAGCTCTTGCTGGAAAAGAAGCAAAACTTTACTGGGGAGAAAATTCTGATGGTGGAATTGCCTCAAACATTGCTTAAAATGCAAGTAGATCAGCCGAAAACTGTCAAATTTAACGACAGTGGCAGTGGAAGTTGGAAAGATCGAAAAATGGGTGGTCGAATAGCTGTTTATGGCGATTCCAACTGTCTTGATTCGACCCATCTGGATAAACCTTGCTTTTGGCTGTTGGATTCATTGCTCGAGTACACGATGACTTCGCACGTAACCAATTTGCTACGGGATTTGAATAGCAGTCGCCGGACAGACATCCTCAGTG ACGCCAAATCTCCAATCCGGTTGGCCAACAATAACTTACATCACTACTCGAAGGTGCTCGGCCCTGGCAACGAAAAACGACCTCTTCCTCTCTGCCAGCAGCTCAAATGGGATCAGCCTATTTCGTTGAACATGTCATCACTCAATGGATACGGACCGAACGACCGGTTCTTGCAGCAGCAACAGGATTTGCTGCTTCAGCAGCAAGCTGCTAAACAGGCAGGACTATTCGGCAACGAAATTGACAACAGCGTCAACCTGTTTCGTAAACTAGAAAGTCAAAAAG CAACCGTAATCAGTGCCAATGATGAACCGGATGTTCCAGGCTGGCGAAACAAGAAAACAGACAAAATCCCGCCGAACGCTCCCAACAGCTTTGTCAATCCATCAGTCGCCCGTCCCACACCGGGTATGATCCCTATGAAAGTGCCCGTTATTGATCCGCGTCTAGCTGGCGCATCAACAGTAGATCAGCAACAGTTTCATAAACAGCAGCAGCATCAGCCGCCTCAGCTACAGCCTAAGCATTTGGACAGGGATCAGACTGATCCCCACGATGCAGAGGACTTCGCTTTGAGTAGAGATAGGCTGAGTAACTCGAGCTTTCAGCTTACCTTCAACTGGTTCCTAACGGCGTTGTCTGTGGTTCTACTGATGCTATTACTCAACTGGATTCGAAGATCAAAACGTCTAACTATCAAAAGACGATTCAACTATGTTCTCAAGAAAATAGGCTTTTGA
- the LOC131689146 gene encoding membrane-bound transcription factor site-1 protease isoform X2, whose amino-acid sequence MRVPLVEKLCTKCILILFVLLFSDCTNLTDSFSGIGESVDNIRNQNDNVSNLGNVTLAKAGRNNISEDSWTGNSCCDSIKSNDGSSSNSSANSYNSTKRYPRRLVVEFSTNIVQNEYIVQFNGYYRRAAREKYIQTALNGSKVKNWRILPRSNAVSDYPSDFDVLTLEEDPKLSVDAINLLKSHPSIKTISPQRMVHRNLKYVPMDASAPNTEEDESELSDTLNDINDLPMEEVDDEVAEFIETFKNFKRKLSTDVNELNDSRSEIQQSVPPMGAVNRHTNRRLLRAIPRQITSLLKADVLWGIGVTGKGVKVAVFDTGLSKNHPHFKSVKERTNWTNEKTLDDGVSHGTFVAGIIASSKECLGFAPDAELHVYRVFTNNQVSYTSWFLDAFNYAILKKINVLNLSIGGPDFLDQPFVDKVLELSANKVIMVSAIGNDGPLYGTLNNPGDQMDVIGVGGMDYSDNIAKFSSRGMTTWELPNGYGRLKPDIVTYGSQVKGSNLNGGCKSLSGTSVASPVVAGAVTLLASGVFDKLEQINPASMKQALIEGAQRLQENNMFEQGHGKLNILKSMKILSTYKPKVSLSPSYLDFTEDYMWPYTTQSLFHTSAPVIANVTILNGMGVIGRLINKPTWHPYTNQNGQMLNISISFSEQLWPWSGWMAIHIGVNELGRSFEGLAQGHITLTIQSPAGPGENEPRNGTVSFPIKVKIIPQPPRHKRILWDQYHSLRYPPGYLPRDNLKIKSDPLDWRADHIHTNFKDMYTHLRNAGYYVEVLGGPFTCFNSSNYGTLLIVDPEEEYFHEEIIKLKNDILERDLSVIVFADWYNTTVMRKIKFYDENTRQWWMPDTGGANLPALNELLRDFDIILGDKVTEGYFDMRDHRMYYASGCNILKFPTGNKTILIERDLFDQGLDILLPDEKRQKTRAKTAILGLLQTDHTYSKVQPATPNPDPSNSFNLELIADRSEEGKIDRDSVINKRILLSAKSFQDDDDVPNEGGEERQDFESNVIGNPDFDALKNMEDEDPDDIQQIQHPEEISQLLLEKKQNFTGEKILMVELPQTLLKMQVDQPKTVKFNDSGSGSWKDRKMGGRIAVYGDSNCLDSTHLDKPCFWLLDSLLEYTMTSHVTNLLRDLNSSRRTDILSDAKSPIRLANNNLHHYSKVLGPGNEKRPLPLCQQLKWDQPISLNMSSLNGYGPNDRFLQQQQDLLLQQQAAKQAGLFGNEIDNSVNLFRKLESQKGEQP is encoded by the exons ATGAGAGTTCCACTTGTAGAAAAGTTGTGCACCAAATGTATCCTTATCTTGTTTGTCCTGCTCTTCAGTGATTGTACAAATTTAACCGATAGCTTTAGTGGTATCGGTGAAAGCGTTGATAATATCAGAAATCAAAATGATAACGTAAGCAATTTAGGTAATGTGACGTTGGCGAAGGCTGGTCGCAACAACATCAGTGAAGACTCCTGGACGGGGAACAGTTGCTGTGATAGTATCAAAAGTAATGACGGTAGTAGTAGCAATAGTAGTGCCAATAGTTATAATTCGACGAAGCGGTATCCTCGGAGATTAGTAGTGGAGTTTTCCACTAATATCGTCCAAAATGAGTACATCGTCCAGTTCAATGGATACTATAGACGGGCGGCCAGGGAGAAGTATATTCAAACCGCACTCAATGGATCAAAG GTAAAAAATTGGCGTATTCTTCCACGCTCGAATGCGGTAAGCGATTATCCTAGCGATTTCGACGTCCTGACCCTGGAAGAGGATCCAAAACTGTCGGTGGATGCAATTAATCTCTTGAAGTCGCATCCTTCAATCAAGACGATATCACCTCAACGTATGGTTCatcgaaatttgaaatatgttcCAATGGATGCTTCTGCGCCAAATACAGAGGAAGACGAGTCTGAACTAAGCGATACCCTTAATGATATCAACGATCTTCCAATGGAGGAGGTAGATGATGAAGTAGCCGAGTTCATCGAAActtttaaaaactttaaaaggAAACTATCGACAGATGTGAATGAACTAAACGATAGTCGATCGGAAATCCAGCAGAGTGTTCCGCCGATGGGTGCAGTAAATCGGCACACGAATCGACGGCTTCTGAGAGCGATTCCAAGGCAGATCACTTCACTGCTGAAGGCTGATGTACTGTGGGGAATAGGAGTTACGGGGAAAGGAGTGAAAGTAGCCGTTTTTGACACTGGTTTGTCAAAGAACCATCCTCATTTTAAGTCAGTAAAAGAACGAACCAATTGGACCAACGAAAAAACGCTTGATGATGGAGTTAGTCATGGGACATTTGTGGCAGGTATAATAGCGTCTTCGAAAGAATGTTTGGGATTTGCGCCTGACGCGGAACTGCATGTCTATCGTGTGTTCACGAACAATCAAGTTTCTTACACTTCATGGTTTTTGGATGCCTTTAACTATGCGATTCTGAAAAAGATCAACGTTTTGAACTTGAGTATCGGAGGACCGGACTTTTTGGATCAGCCATTTGTTGATAAGGTTCTCGAGTTATCCGCCAATAAAGTGATTATGGTTTCCGCTATCGGTAACGATGGTCCACTTTACGGAACACTGAACAATCCAGGCGATCAGATGGATGTCATTGGTGTGGGAGGAATGGACTACAGTGATAACATTGCTAAGTTCAGCTCGAGAGGAATGACGACTTGGGAGCTTCCTAACGGCTATGGACGCCTGAAGCCAGATATCGTTACGTATGGTAGTCAGGTGAAAGGAAGCAATCTAAACGGAGGTTGCAAATCACTGTCTGGGACTTCGGTGGCTTCGCCAGTTGTAGCTGGAGCTGTTACTTTGTTAGCAAGTGGAGTTTTCGACAAATTGGAGCAAATTAATCCTGCATCGATGAAACAGGCTTTGATCGAAGGGGCTCAACGGCTTCAGGAGAACAATATGTTTGAGCAGGGCCACGGAAAACTAAACATTTTAAAGAGTATGAAAATTCTCTCCACGTATAAACCAAAAGTATCGCTTTCTCCTTCGTATTTGGACTTTACTGAGGATTACATGTGGCCCTATACGACACAGAGTCTGTTTCATACAAGTGCTCCGGTAATAGCGAACGTCACCATCCTGAACGGAATGGGAGTAATCGGTAGATTGATTAACAAACCCACTTGGCATCCTTACACCAATCAAAATGGACAAATGTTGAACATATCTATTTCCTTCTCGGAACAGCTGTGGCCATGGTCTGGTTGGATGGCGATTCATATAGGAGTCAACGAGCTGGGTCGAAGCTTCGAAGGGTTAGCTCAAGGTCACATCACGCTAACCATACAAAGCCCGGCAGGTCCGGGAGAAAACGAACCACGCAATGGAACGGTAAGTTTTCCAATAAAAGTCAAAATTATTCCGCAACCCCCAAGGCACAAGCGGATCCTATGGGATCAGTATCATAGTTTGCGCTACCCGCCAGGTTATCTTCCTAGGGATAACCTAAAGATCAAATCAGACCCGTTAGACTGGCGAGCGGATCACATTCATACTAACTTTAAAGACATGTACACTCATCTAAGAAACGCTGGGTATTACGTGGAAGTCCTCGGAGGCCCGTTCACATGTTTCAACTCAAGCAACTACGGCACACTGCTTATCGTTGATCCGGAGGAGGAATACTTTCACGAAGAGATTATTAAGCTTAAGAACGATATTCTTGAGCGGGATCTAAGTGTCATTGTATTTGCTGATTGGTACAACACAACCGTTATGAGGAAAATTAAATTCTACGATGAAAACACTCGCCAGTGGTGGATGCCGGACACTGGAGGGGCAAATCTTCCCGCCCTGAATGAACTGCTTCGAGATTTCGATATCATCTTGGGTGATAAAGTTACCGAAGGATATTTTGATATGCGAGATCATCGGATGTACTATGCTTCCGGATgtaacattttaaaatttccaaCCGGTAACAAAACAATTCTTATAGAACGAGACTTGTTTGATCAGGGCTTAGACATCCTGTTGCCGGATGAAAAGCGGCAGAAAACTCGAGCAAAAACCGCAATACTAGGATTATTACAAACTGATCACACATACTCAAAAGTGCAACCTGCTACGCCAAATCCAGATCCAAGCAACAGTTTCAACTTGGAACTTATTGCCGATCGTAGTGAAGAAGGTAAGATCGATCGGGATTCCGTGATCAATAAACGAATTCTTCTCAGTGCAAAATCGTTCCAAGACGACGATGACGTTCCGAACGAAGGCGGTGAGGAGCGGCAGGATTTCGAAAGCAACGTAATTGGCAATCCTGATTTCGATGCTTTAAAAAATATGGAAGATGAAGATCCAGACGATATTCAGCAAATACAGCATCCGGAAGAGATTAGTCAGCTCTTGCTGGAAAAGAAGCAAAACTTTACTGGGGAGAAAATTCTGATGGTGGAATTGCCTCAAACATTGCTTAAAATGCAAGTAGATCAGCCGAAAACTGTCAAATTTAACGACAGTGGCAGTGGAAGTTGGAAAGATCGAAAAATGGGTGGTCGAATAGCTGTTTATGGCGATTCCAACTGTCTTGATTCGACCCATCTGGATAAACCTTGCTTTTGGCTGTTGGATTCATTGCTCGAGTACACGATGACTTCGCACGTAACCAATTTGCTACGGGATTTGAATAGCAGTCGCCGGACAGACATCCTCAGTG ACGCCAAATCTCCAATCCGGTTGGCCAACAATAACTTACATCACTACTCGAAGGTGCTCGGCCCTGGCAACGAAAAACGACCTCTTCCTCTCTGCCAGCAGCTCAAATGGGATCAGCCTATTTCGTTGAACATGTCATCACTCAATGGATACGGACCGAACGACCGGTTCTTGCAGCAGCAACAGGATTTGCTGCTTCAGCAGCAAGCTGCTAAACAGGCAGGACTATTCGGCAACGAAATTGACAACAGCGTCAACCTGTTTCGTAAACTAGAAAGTCAAAAAGGTGAG CAACCGTAA